The proteins below are encoded in one region of Polynucleobacter sp. AP-Nino-20-G2:
- the lpxA gene encoding acyl-ACP--UDP-N-acetylglucosamine O-acyltransferase, whose product MTRIHASAVVDSKAEIASDVEIGPYSVIGPNVKIGAGSKVGSHTVIEGYTTIGKENHFAHFAAIGGAPQDMKYRGEPTQLIIGDRNTIREFTTIHTGTSQDEGITRIGNDNWIMAYVHIAHDCQIGNHTIFSSNAQIAGHVQVNDWAIMGGMSGVHQFVRIGQHAMLGGASALVQDIPPFVIAAGDKASPHGINVEGLKRRGFSSETISALRQAYKVLYKDGLSFEEAKVGIQKMALAHAADIATAEKLTQFHDFIAASTRGIIR is encoded by the coding sequence ATGACTCGGATTCATGCTTCCGCGGTAGTTGATAGCAAAGCTGAGATCGCTAGCGATGTTGAGATTGGCCCTTACTCGGTAATCGGACCTAATGTCAAAATTGGTGCTGGTAGCAAAGTAGGCTCCCATACCGTCATCGAGGGTTACACCACGATCGGTAAGGAAAATCACTTTGCCCACTTCGCTGCAATCGGTGGTGCCCCGCAAGATATGAAGTACCGCGGCGAGCCAACGCAATTGATTATTGGCGATCGCAACACGATTCGCGAGTTCACTACGATTCATACGGGCACCTCCCAGGATGAGGGCATTACCCGCATTGGGAATGACAACTGGATCATGGCTTATGTCCATATTGCTCATGATTGTCAGATTGGCAACCACACCATTTTTTCAAGTAACGCGCAGATTGCCGGCCATGTACAGGTCAATGATTGGGCGATTATGGGCGGTATGTCTGGGGTGCATCAGTTTGTGCGCATTGGCCAACATGCCATGCTTGGTGGTGCCTCTGCTTTAGTTCAGGATATTCCGCCGTTTGTGATTGCTGCGGGTGATAAAGCCTCACCGCATGGCATTAATGTGGAAGGTCTTAAGCGTCGTGGTTTTTCAAGTGAAACGATTTCAGCATTGCGCCAGGCATATAAGGTTCTCTACAAAGATGGATTGAGTTTTGAAGAGGCAAAGGTAGGGATTCAGAAGATGGCCCTCGCTCATGCGGCTGATATCGCTACCGCTGAAAAACTTACCCAGTTCCATGACTTTATTGCCGCATCTACTCGCGGCATCATTCGATAG
- the fabZ gene encoding 3-hydroxyacyl-ACP dehydratase FabZ, whose translation MSKPIAIDINQILKLLPHRYPFLLVDRVLEIEPRQSITALKNVTMNEPFFQGHFPDFPVMPGVLIIEALAQTAALLTFSEVREENAIYYFAGIDGARFKKPVLPGDQLIMTAKLERERAGIYKFQVQATVDGELAAEANITCAVRTKGA comes from the coding sequence ATGAGCAAACCCATCGCCATCGACATTAATCAGATCTTGAAATTATTGCCGCATCGCTATCCATTTTTATTGGTAGATCGCGTTTTGGAGATCGAGCCACGCCAAAGTATTACCGCACTTAAAAATGTGACGATGAACGAACCATTTTTTCAAGGCCATTTCCCCGATTTTCCAGTAATGCCTGGCGTATTGATTATTGAGGCGCTTGCGCAGACTGCTGCTTTGCTGACATTCTCGGAAGTAAGGGAAGAAAATGCGATTTACTACTTTGCAGGCATTGATGGCGCTCGCTTTAAGAAGCCTGTATTGCCGGGTGATCAGTTAATCATGACTGCGAAGTTAGAGCGTGAGCGCGCTGGTATCTACAAGTTTCAGGTTCAGGCGACAGTAGACGGAGAGTTGGCTGCTGAAGCCAATATTACTTGTGCTGTTCGTACGAAAGGTGCGTAA
- the lpxD gene encoding UDP-3-O-(3-hydroxymyristoyl)glucosamine N-acyltransferase, with protein MPTAIELAEQFQVSLVGDGSLALQGLAPLERAQSSQISFLSNPLYRQQASESAAGGLILSQADLDFLQANPGANASKRVYFVAKNPYATFARMAQFFAKASAPIYAPGIHPSAVVDSSAVVPASCHIGPFVQIGPGVTLGERVVLLGNTAVARNSTIGNDSLLYPNASIYADVRIGERCIIHSGAVIGADGFGFAPDFSAAGGEWVKIPQTGGVTIGNDVEIGASTTIDRGAMSDTVIGAGTKIDNQVQIAHNVIVGNCCVIAGCAAISGSTKIGNFCIVGGAANFAGHLSIADRTTISGNTSIIRSITEPGQHFTGVYPSMPHGAWEKNAAILRGLDKIRQRLRLLDKSKSSDS; from the coding sequence ATGCCCACCGCCATCGAGCTGGCCGAACAGTTTCAAGTAAGCTTGGTGGGGGACGGCTCCCTCGCGCTTCAGGGTCTCGCACCTCTCGAGCGTGCCCAATCGAGCCAAATATCCTTTCTTTCTAATCCGCTCTATCGTCAGCAAGCTAGCGAAAGTGCTGCTGGCGGCTTGATTCTGAGTCAAGCGGATTTAGATTTTCTTCAAGCAAATCCAGGTGCGAATGCTTCAAAACGGGTTTACTTTGTAGCCAAAAATCCCTATGCCACCTTCGCAAGGATGGCGCAATTTTTTGCCAAGGCTTCTGCCCCAATTTATGCGCCCGGTATCCATCCAAGCGCAGTTGTAGATTCCTCCGCAGTGGTTCCTGCTTCTTGCCATATTGGTCCGTTTGTTCAAATCGGTCCAGGTGTGACATTAGGCGAGCGAGTAGTATTGCTGGGCAATACTGCTGTGGCCAGAAATTCCACCATTGGCAATGACAGCTTGCTTTATCCAAATGCCTCCATTTATGCAGATGTACGCATTGGCGAGCGCTGCATTATTCACAGCGGTGCAGTAATTGGTGCCGATGGATTTGGTTTTGCTCCTGATTTTTCGGCCGCCGGGGGAGAGTGGGTCAAGATTCCTCAAACAGGTGGCGTGACCATTGGTAATGATGTCGAAATTGGAGCCTCAACCACCATTGATCGTGGTGCCATGAGTGATACGGTTATTGGTGCTGGCACCAAGATTGACAATCAAGTGCAGATTGCGCATAACGTGATTGTGGGTAACTGCTGTGTCATTGCTGGCTGTGCCGCAATCTCGGGAAGCACCAAGATTGGCAACTTCTGCATTGTTGGCGGAGCTGCAAATTTTGCCGGCCATCTTTCTATTGCGGATAGAACCACCATCTCCGGCAATACTTCGATTATTCGCTCGATTACCGAGCCGGGGCAGCATTTCACTGGGGTCTACCCATCAATGCCCCATGGCGCTTGGGAGAAAAATGCCGCCATCCTACGTGGCCTAGATAAAATACGTCAACGCTTGCGTTTATTGGATAAGTCTAAGAGCTCAGACTCTTAA
- a CDS encoding OmpH family outer membrane protein, producing the protein MKLRQSSKWIQFGLIAFSTAIALPQAFAQDAGTRVAAVNVEKVFNESNMAKASQTKLQNEFMKRQNEIRTSAEKIKAAAEKLDRDSAVMSEADRVRRQRELADQDRELQRKQREYTEDLNQRNFEERAKIAEKANQALKQIADQRKIDVIIQDPAYANPKVDVTDDVIKALNSLK; encoded by the coding sequence ATGAAGCTTCGTCAATCTTCTAAGTGGATTCAGTTCGGCTTAATCGCTTTTTCTACAGCCATCGCATTGCCACAGGCGTTCGCGCAAGATGCTGGAACACGCGTAGCCGCAGTTAATGTTGAGAAAGTATTCAACGAGTCAAATATGGCCAAAGCGAGCCAGACTAAACTCCAAAATGAATTCATGAAGCGTCAGAATGAAATTCGCACTAGCGCTGAAAAGATTAAAGCCGCTGCTGAAAAGTTGGATCGTGATTCAGCGGTAATGTCCGAAGCGGATCGCGTTCGTCGTCAACGCGAGCTGGCTGATCAAGATCGCGAACTACAACGTAAGCAACGTGAATACACGGAAGACCTAAATCAAAGAAACTTTGAAGAGCGCGCGAAGATTGCTGAAAAAGCAAACCAAGCACTCAAGCAAATCGCCGACCAAAGAAAAATTGATGTCATTATTCAAGATCCAGCGTACGCCAATCCAAAGGTGGACGTTACTGATGATGTCATCAAGGCTTTGAATAGCCTCAAGTAA
- the bamA gene encoding outer membrane protein assembly factor BamA → MNFLTPSFRTFSRFVAQAALIIAAGFCVNAQATDSFVIKDIRVEGLQRVEPGTVFSYLPVQVGDTFTEEKGAEAIKALYTTGFFRDVQIQAQGNVLIVIVEERPTISRIEFTGMKEFEQENIRKSLKAVGVAEARFYDKALIDKAEQELKRAYVGKGMYAAEIVATVTPVERNQVAVYFNVDEGPVAKIQEINFIGNNVFSESTLRSEMQLKTGGWLSWYSKDNLYSKQKLTADLENIRSYYLNRGYLEFVIESTQVSITPDKKGIYLTISIREGNKFTVKDVRLAGELLGKEAELIQLVSLKPGDTFSSAKLTESTKAIAEILGSYGYAFATINPQPDIRRELSEVDLTLVVDPGRRVYVRQVNVSGNAKTRDMVIRREMRQFESSWFDSDKIDLSKKRLGRLGYFTETDVTTQDVPGSPDQVDVNVKVTEKPTGAVTIGAGFSSTEKLILSAGINQENAFGTGTAVGINMSLGKINQNLTLSNYDPYFTEEGISRFTDLYYRSSKPLYYVGDPDYQIKSVGSNIKFGVPYTEVDRIFFGTGVEAFQIQSSINTPTPYLTYMQSYGVPAPGYPATLNTYNVPLTVGWSRDGRDSALIPSSGSLQQLSGEVGTPVGNMTFYRAYGQYQKYHSFSKANILSFNGEVGYSQAYGNNPFPITKNYYVGGIGSVRGYAPGSLGPTYFNTYTGTYQPTGGQSKIVTNVEYTVPVPGSGVDKTLRVFGFVDGGNAFGSNINLVLRYSYGLGLSWISPLGPLKFSYGIPIKSLPTDNVQRLQFQVGTAF, encoded by the coding sequence TTGAATTTTCTGACCCCCTCTTTTCGCACCTTTTCCCGATTTGTTGCACAAGCTGCTCTGATTATTGCGGCAGGCTTTTGTGTGAACGCTCAAGCGACAGATTCCTTTGTCATTAAAGACATTCGTGTCGAAGGCCTACAGCGTGTGGAGCCCGGCACGGTATTTAGTTACTTGCCAGTGCAGGTTGGGGATACTTTTACGGAAGAGAAGGGCGCTGAGGCAATTAAGGCCTTATATACCACCGGATTTTTCCGTGATGTGCAGATTCAGGCGCAGGGTAATGTCTTAATTGTGATTGTTGAAGAGCGGCCAACTATCTCCCGTATTGAATTTACCGGGATGAAAGAATTTGAGCAGGAAAACATTCGAAAGTCCCTCAAGGCTGTTGGGGTTGCGGAGGCGCGTTTTTACGACAAGGCTTTGATTGATAAGGCGGAGCAGGAATTAAAGCGCGCTTATGTCGGTAAAGGCATGTACGCGGCTGAGATTGTCGCAACAGTGACTCCAGTTGAGCGCAATCAGGTGGCCGTGTATTTCAATGTGGATGAAGGCCCGGTTGCGAAGATTCAAGAAATCAACTTCATTGGTAATAATGTCTTTAGTGAAAGCACTCTGAGAAGCGAGATGCAGCTCAAGACGGGCGGTTGGTTGTCTTGGTACAGCAAAGACAATCTCTACTCTAAGCAAAAGCTAACAGCTGACTTGGAGAATATTCGTTCTTATTACCTGAATCGGGGTTATCTTGAGTTTGTAATCGAGTCCACTCAGGTGTCGATTACGCCAGATAAAAAAGGGATCTATCTCACTATCAGTATTCGTGAAGGTAATAAGTTCACAGTAAAAGATGTGCGTTTAGCTGGCGAGCTTTTGGGCAAAGAGGCTGAATTAATTCAGTTGGTAAGCTTAAAGCCAGGCGATACATTCTCTTCTGCAAAGTTAACGGAGAGCACCAAGGCGATTGCCGAGATTTTGGGCTCCTATGGATATGCCTTTGCGACGATTAATCCACAGCCCGATATTCGTCGTGAACTCAGTGAAGTGGATTTGACTTTGGTGGTAGATCCAGGTCGTCGCGTCTATGTGCGTCAAGTGAATGTGAGCGGTAACGCAAAGACCCGCGACATGGTAATTCGTCGCGAGATGCGCCAGTTTGAGAGCTCTTGGTTCGATAGTGACAAGATTGATTTGTCCAAAAAGCGCTTGGGTCGTTTAGGGTATTTCACAGAGACTGACGTTACTACGCAAGATGTTCCAGGATCTCCTGACCAGGTTGACGTCAATGTGAAGGTAACTGAAAAGCCAACCGGTGCTGTGACAATTGGTGCTGGCTTCTCGTCTACTGAAAAATTGATTCTGTCGGCCGGTATTAACCAAGAGAATGCTTTTGGTACTGGTACCGCAGTGGGTATCAATATGTCTTTAGGTAAGATCAATCAAAACTTGACCTTATCTAACTACGATCCTTATTTCACGGAAGAGGGTATCAGTCGCTTTACCGATTTGTACTACCGTTCTTCAAAGCCGCTGTATTACGTTGGCGACCCTGATTACCAAATCAAATCCGTTGGTTCGAACATTAAATTTGGTGTTCCCTATACTGAAGTAGATAGAATTTTCTTTGGCACTGGTGTTGAGGCCTTCCAGATTCAATCCAGTATTAATACACCAACTCCATACTTAACTTATATGCAGAGTTATGGCGTTCCAGCGCCAGGCTACCCTGCAACATTAAATACGTATAACGTTCCACTGACGGTAGGTTGGTCTCGCGATGGCCGTGATAGCGCCTTGATTCCATCTAGCGGATCCCTGCAGCAGTTGAGTGGCGAGGTTGGCACTCCAGTGGGAAATATGACTTTCTATCGAGCTTATGGGCAGTATCAAAAGTACCACTCATTCTCAAAGGCCAATATCTTGTCCTTTAATGGTGAGGTGGGTTACAGCCAAGCCTATGGAAATAATCCATTCCCGATTACCAAAAACTACTATGTTGGCGGTATCGGTTCAGTTCGTGGCTATGCACCTGGATCATTGGGCCCTACCTATTTCAATACCTATACCGGTACTTATCAGCCTACTGGTGGTCAATCTAAGATCGTCACCAATGTTGAGTACACAGTACCAGTCCCTGGCTCCGGGGTTGATAAGACGCTGCGGGTATTTGGATTCGTGGACGGTGGTAATGCCTTTGGAAGCAATATCAATCTAGTATTGCGATATTCTTATGGCTTGGGTTTATCATGGATATCACCGCTGGGTCCATTAAAGTTCAGCTATGGTATTCCGATCAAATCGTTGCCAACGGATAATGTCCAGCGTTTGCAGTTCCAAGTCGGTACAGCGTTTTAA
- a CDS encoding RIP metalloprotease, with product MRVIWPVSAFATSSDEIVLVQALITLAAFLVTLGVLVSFHEYGHFLAARLCGVKVLRFALGFGKPLFTYRAHNGTEWVIAPIPLGGYVKLLDARDSQQSINASERPQSFDGKPLWQRSLIVAAGPFANFFLAVMLFALIYVSGVPQLPARLQAPPEHSVAAKLGVVVGDQVIGWKYLSDDRSGNPVIGEFDVVPSWNALRWLLLDALSGEEGFALEIESSTGSRLVKRFDRADLPHIRPESDPFQALGVIPQVTPPAEWSELKLSPLYAVAFAAQRVYLVTKVSGRLMMGLFTGKTTLKQLGGPLSIADMAGKSAQVGWQPFVAFLALMSISIGLLNLAPLPMLDGGQLLYDAWELVAGKRISVSMQEKLQKVGFLLLISLSLLALFNDLQRYLSP from the coding sequence GTGCGCGTGATATGGCCCGTCAGTGCATTCGCAACTTCAAGTGATGAGATTGTTTTAGTGCAAGCCTTGATTACTCTTGCTGCATTTTTGGTCACGCTTGGCGTGTTGGTGAGCTTTCATGAGTATGGACATTTTTTGGCAGCACGCTTGTGTGGTGTCAAGGTTCTGCGCTTTGCCTTAGGGTTTGGAAAGCCTCTTTTTACTTACCGAGCCCACAATGGGACCGAGTGGGTGATCGCACCCATTCCATTGGGCGGTTATGTAAAGCTGCTAGACGCCCGAGATAGTCAGCAATCGATCAATGCTAGCGAGCGACCTCAGTCTTTTGATGGCAAGCCACTTTGGCAGCGCTCCTTGATCGTAGCGGCTGGCCCGTTTGCCAATTTCTTTTTGGCCGTCATGCTGTTTGCCCTTATTTATGTCAGCGGCGTACCTCAGTTGCCTGCCCGACTCCAGGCGCCTCCCGAGCATTCGGTTGCGGCGAAGTTGGGTGTAGTTGTGGGTGATCAGGTTATCGGCTGGAAATACCTCTCTGATGATCGCAGTGGTAACCCCGTTATTGGGGAATTTGATGTGGTCCCCAGTTGGAACGCTTTGCGTTGGCTCTTGTTGGATGCTCTGAGCGGAGAAGAAGGTTTCGCCCTGGAGATTGAGAGTTCCACGGGCTCCCGTTTGGTCAAAAGATTTGATCGGGCGGATTTACCGCATATTCGCCCTGAATCCGACCCTTTTCAGGCTCTGGGGGTGATTCCCCAGGTTACCCCGCCAGCAGAGTGGTCTGAGCTTAAATTGAGCCCTTTATATGCCGTAGCTTTTGCTGCCCAAAGGGTCTATCTCGTTACCAAGGTTTCTGGGAGGCTCATGATGGGTCTTTTTACTGGAAAAACCACCTTAAAACAGCTTGGCGGCCCACTCAGTATTGCTGATATGGCTGGAAAGTCAGCCCAGGTAGGGTGGCAACCATTTGTGGCATTTTTGGCCCTCATGAGCATCAGTATTGGACTCTTAAATTTGGCGCCCTTGCCAATGCTCGATGGGGGTCAGCTCCTGTATGATGCATGGGAGTTGGTTGCTGGAAAGCGAATTTCGGTTTCAATGCAGGAAAAGCTCCAAAAAGTGGGTTTTTTGTTATTGATTTCCCTTTCCTTGCTAGCCTTGTTTAACGATTTGCAACGCTACCTTTCGCCTTGA
- the ispC gene encoding 1-deoxy-D-xylulose-5-phosphate reductoisomerase, with protein MKRVAILGSTGSIGVNTLDVIRAHPDRFEIVALTAAKQIERLAEQCIEFKPAIAVVANAEGAAQLSRLLQAKSISTQVLYGPDALVTAVMESGCDTVMAAIVGAAGLVPTMAAAQAGKRVLLANKEALVMSGNLFMQAMQSGGGELLPIDSEHNAIFQCLPDHFTKSPSAHLGVEELWLTASGGPFRDKPIAGLATITPEQACAHPNWVMGRKISVDSATMMNKGLEVIEAFWLFGLPLERIKVLIHPQSVVHSMVRYRDGSVLAQMGQPDMRTPIAYGLAWPERIDAGVPNLNLTQLASLSFTEPNFSQFPCLSLAFAAAKAGGTAPTVLNAANEIAVAAFLDEGLPYLRISEVVERTLSALEPIAASSLELILDVDARARDMARQCIRNFK; from the coding sequence ATGAAGCGGGTTGCTATTCTTGGGTCGACGGGATCTATCGGGGTTAATACGCTCGATGTCATTCGCGCCCATCCAGATCGCTTTGAGATCGTTGCCCTCACTGCCGCAAAACAAATTGAACGCCTTGCTGAGCAATGTATCGAATTTAAGCCCGCAATAGCTGTGGTTGCTAATGCAGAAGGTGCGGCCCAGCTCAGTCGTCTTTTGCAGGCAAAGAGCATTTCCACTCAGGTGCTTTATGGCCCGGACGCTTTAGTCACTGCTGTGATGGAGTCCGGTTGCGATACGGTGATGGCGGCCATTGTTGGTGCAGCTGGCTTAGTTCCAACCATGGCAGCGGCGCAAGCTGGCAAAAGGGTATTGCTGGCAAATAAGGAGGCCTTGGTCATGTCAGGCAATCTCTTTATGCAAGCTATGCAGTCGGGTGGGGGAGAGTTACTGCCGATAGATAGCGAACATAATGCGATCTTTCAATGTTTGCCTGATCACTTTACAAAATCGCCATCAGCGCATTTGGGCGTAGAAGAGCTTTGGTTGACTGCCTCAGGAGGGCCGTTTAGAGATAAGCCGATTGCAGGGCTTGCAACGATTACACCGGAGCAAGCATGCGCTCATCCTAATTGGGTCATGGGCCGTAAGATTTCAGTAGATTCCGCAACGATGATGAATAAAGGTCTCGAAGTCATTGAGGCCTTCTGGCTCTTTGGACTGCCTTTAGAAAGAATCAAGGTATTGATTCATCCGCAAAGCGTAGTTCATTCCATGGTTCGCTATCGTGACGGTTCGGTCTTGGCGCAGATGGGTCAGCCTGATATGCGCACACCAATTGCCTATGGTTTGGCATGGCCCGAGCGAATTGATGCGGGAGTCCCTAATTTAAATCTCACTCAATTAGCTAGCCTCAGTTTTACTGAGCCTAATTTTTCTCAATTCCCCTGCTTGAGTTTGGCATTTGCAGCGGCCAAAGCGGGTGGCACGGCCCCGACTGTTTTAAATGCTGCCAATGAAATTGCTGTGGCGGCGTTTCTAGATGAGGGCCTTCCTTACTTAAGAATTTCTGAGGTGGTTGAGCGCACTCTCAGCGCGCTTGAGCCTATCGCTGCCAGCTCTCTGGAGCTGATCCTGGATGTAGATGCGCGTGCGCGTGATATGGCCCGTCAGTGCATTCGCAACTTCAAGTGA
- a CDS encoding phosphatidate cytidylyltransferase encodes MLKTRIITATILLAVLLPILFFLPPFYLGAFFLLALVAGAWEWSCILAPEAKLAAWLYALFCLVIILFLLGMQAVSWQFSLLTMAALFWFFVAPFVLAKGMNLSLQKLRPFYSILGLIILPATWFALVFLRELGLVFLLSSMALVWVADIGAYFVGKAFGKHKLAAQISPGKSIEGAVGGLLLCYGYAFLCVLYLPLGDTLFGAWAIRFGWVPMFLMVTVLTAFSIFGDLFESQLKRLAGVKDSSHLLPGHGGVLDRVDALLPTMPIAALLAGFV; translated from the coding sequence ATGCTAAAAACTCGAATCATTACCGCCACTATTTTGTTGGCGGTGCTTTTGCCTATTTTATTTTTTCTCCCACCGTTTTATTTGGGCGCATTCTTTTTGCTCGCTTTAGTCGCTGGCGCTTGGGAGTGGAGTTGTATTCTTGCTCCTGAGGCTAAATTAGCTGCTTGGCTATACGCCTTATTTTGCCTTGTAATTATTTTGTTTTTACTGGGCATGCAAGCGGTGTCGTGGCAATTTTCATTGCTGACCATGGCTGCGCTATTTTGGTTTTTTGTTGCGCCATTTGTGTTGGCAAAAGGAATGAATCTCTCTTTACAAAAATTGCGACCTTTCTACAGTATTCTAGGCCTCATCATCCTTCCTGCCACATGGTTTGCCTTGGTTTTCTTGCGTGAGTTGGGCTTAGTATTTTTGTTGTCCAGCATGGCGTTGGTATGGGTTGCCGATATCGGCGCTTACTTTGTTGGTAAAGCATTTGGTAAGCATAAGTTGGCAGCGCAAATTAGCCCAGGAAAGTCGATTGAAGGTGCGGTAGGTGGATTGTTGCTCTGTTACGGTTACGCATTCTTATGTGTTCTGTATCTGCCGCTTGGAGATACTTTGTTTGGAGCCTGGGCCATTCGGTTTGGTTGGGTTCCGATGTTCTTGATGGTGACGGTTTTAACCGCCTTTAGCATCTTCGGTGATTTATTTGAATCGCAATTAAAGCGTTTGGCTGGAGTGAAGGACAGTAGTCATTTATTGCCTGGTCACGGTGGCGTATTGGATCGCGTCGATGCTTTGCTTCCCACTATGCCGATTGCTGCCTTACTTGCTGGATTCGTCTGA
- a CDS encoding isoprenyl transferase produces the protein MTQHASSTLVVPEVSAIPRHVAIIMDGNGRWASKRFMPRVAGHSEGLGAVRKIVQECRRLGVEYLTVFAFSSENWRRPPEEVGFLMKLFLKSLKSEVSRLAENDISLRLIGDLSRFDSAIQEMVQFSEEKTAGCKGLTFTIAANYGGRWDILQAMRQCLAANPGLKPEDVSEELLQSYLSMSYAPEPDLFIRTGGEQRVSNFLLWQLAYTELYFTDVLWPDFDEAELHKAFDWFSQRERRFGRTSAQLASQTMSDAV, from the coding sequence ATGACTCAGCACGCTAGCTCTACCTTAGTTGTTCCGGAGGTCAGCGCTATTCCTCGGCACGTTGCCATCATCATGGATGGCAACGGTCGTTGGGCTAGTAAGCGTTTTATGCCCCGTGTGGCAGGACACTCAGAAGGTCTAGGTGCCGTTCGAAAAATCGTTCAAGAATGTCGCCGCTTAGGTGTTGAGTACCTTACTGTTTTTGCCTTTAGCTCTGAGAATTGGCGTCGCCCGCCGGAAGAGGTGGGCTTTCTCATGAAGTTGTTTTTAAAGTCTTTAAAAAGTGAAGTATCCCGCTTAGCCGAAAACGATATCTCGCTGCGTCTGATTGGCGACTTAAGTCGCTTTGACTCCGCCATTCAGGAGATGGTTCAGTTCTCGGAAGAAAAAACCGCCGGATGCAAGGGTTTGACTTTTACGATCGCCGCCAACTATGGTGGGCGCTGGGATATCTTGCAGGCAATGCGCCAGTGTTTAGCTGCCAACCCAGGGTTAAAGCCTGAGGATGTCTCAGAGGAATTACTTCAATCCTATTTATCCATGTCTTACGCTCCGGAGCCGGATTTATTTATTCGCACGGGTGGCGAGCAACGCGTCAGCAATTTTTTGTTGTGGCAACTGGCTTATACGGAGTTGTATTTCACTGATGTGCTTTGGCCCGATTTTGATGAGGCTGAATTACATAAAGCATTTGATTGGTTTAGCCAGCGTGAGCGTCGTTTTGGACGAACCAGTGCACAACTTGCATCCCAGACCATGAGCGATGCTGTTTAA
- the frr gene encoding ribosome recycling factor: MSAAEIKTTTDQKMQKSLEALKTNLAKIRSGRANPGILEHIQVDYYGNPTPLSQVASLGLADARTINVQPFEKTMVAVVEKAIRDSDLGLNPASQGTVIRVPMPALTEERRRDLTKVVKNEGEDTKIAVRNLRRDANEHLKRLTKDKEISEDEERRATDEIQKMTDRAVVEIDKIVSEKEKEIMTV; encoded by the coding sequence ATGTCCGCAGCAGAAATTAAAACTACAACCGATCAAAAGATGCAGAAGTCGCTTGAGGCTCTGAAGACTAATCTCGCAAAGATTCGTTCTGGACGTGCTAATCCAGGAATTTTGGAGCACATTCAGGTGGATTACTACGGCAATCCTACGCCACTAAGCCAGGTAGCCAGCTTGGGTTTGGCTGATGCTAGAACCATTAATGTTCAGCCATTTGAAAAAACCATGGTTGCCGTAGTTGAGAAGGCGATTCGTGATTCTGACTTAGGTTTGAACCCAGCATCACAAGGTACCGTCATTCGCGTACCAATGCCAGCTTTAACTGAAGAGCGTCGTCGTGATTTAACGAAGGTTGTTAAGAACGAAGGCGAGGATACCAAAATTGCAGTGCGTAATTTGCGCCGTGATGCAAACGAGCACTTAAAGCGACTCACTAAAGATAAAGAAATTTCTGAGGATGAAGAGCGTCGTGCTACTGATGAAATTCAGAAGATGACGGATCGTGCGGTAGTAGAGATTGATAAGATCGTTTCTGAAAAAGAAAAAGAGATCATGACGGTTTAA
- the pyrH gene encoding UMP kinase yields the protein MPAYKRVLLKLSGEALMGDDAFGINPVTIDSMVKEIADVVNNGVELAIVIGGGNIFRGVAGGAAGMDRATADYMGMLATMMNSLALQDALRQKGVEARVQSALRMDQVVEPYIRPRAIRALSEGKVVIFAAGTGNPFFTTDTAAALRGAEMGVEIVLKATKVDGIYSADPVKDPAATLYKTITFDEAIIKNLQVMDATAFALCRDRKLPIKVFSILKPGALMRVVQGESEGTLVHV from the coding sequence ATGCCAGCCTACAAACGTGTTCTCTTAAAACTCTCTGGTGAAGCCCTTATGGGGGATGATGCTTTCGGCATTAATCCAGTCACCATTGATTCGATGGTTAAAGAAATTGCCGATGTAGTCAACAACGGCGTTGAGTTGGCAATCGTGATTGGCGGCGGAAACATTTTCCGCGGAGTGGCTGGTGGTGCCGCAGGTATGGATCGCGCAACTGCTGATTACATGGGTATGCTTGCCACCATGATGAATTCATTGGCCCTACAAGATGCTTTGCGTCAAAAAGGCGTAGAGGCTCGAGTGCAGTCAGCCTTGAGAATGGACCAGGTGGTTGAGCCTTACATTCGTCCTCGCGCCATCCGCGCACTAAGCGAAGGTAAAGTTGTTATTTTCGCGGCAGGCACAGGCAACCCCTTCTTTACAACTGATACTGCCGCTGCATTGCGTGGCGCGGAGATGGGTGTGGAGATTGTGCTTAAAGCTACTAAGGTAGACGGTATCTATAGTGCTGATCCGGTAAAAGATCCTGCCGCTACTTTATATAAAACAATTACTTTTGATGAAGCCATCATCAAAAACTTACAGGTTATGGACGCCACTGCATTCGCATTGTGTCGTGACCGTAAATTACCCATTAAAGTATTTTCGATTCTCAAGCCAGGCGCATTAATGCGTGTGGTTCAGGGTGAGTCTGAAGGTACCTTAGTACACGTTTAA